DNA from Dermacentor albipictus isolate Rhodes 1998 colony unplaced genomic scaffold, USDA_Dalb.pri_finalv2 scaffold_112, whole genome shotgun sequence:
GGGGCGGCGGCGCCTGGGGTTGACGGGCCGACGCATCTTGAAGAGCGCAATCTCCTTTGGTTGTGTGCTGCCCGAGAAGCGCACGACAAAGTTGGGCCCCGCGCGATAGCAGCCGAGAACGGGCACCGCAGAGTCAATGTTCGTGCGCACAGTGTCAGGGTCGAGGGACGTATCGACGCCGAAAAGGACACCGGTGCACGAGTCCTTTGGGGCTGCTGCGGCGCGCACAGGGACATCGCAGATGTCCGCCACCGCGAGGAGGGGTGCCAGTCGTGAGTCAGGCAGCGCATCAACCGCTACAACATTCAGTCGAAAGTTTACGCGGACGCGGTGCGCGCCAGCCACCTTCGAGAGCTGTGCCGCGATGGCCTCATTCGTTGATGAACGGAAGTTCCGTTGGCCCACGGGGCGAAACAGCACGGTGTCGCAGGGCTCCCGGATGAGCGCGAGAGCGGCCTCCGATCGCGAGGTACGGCGGCGGCCGCGTCGGCGGTTTCGCTTTCGGGAGGGGGGCGTGGCACCCGTCGATGCCCTCGATGCAGCCGGCATGCTCGGCTGCGCCTTGGGAGAGGGGGTCGCCGGGGCCGGTTTATCTCTCTCGCCCGTCTTCGCCGGTGGTGACAtttagagacgtttagcgtgtccggtatccgggcaagcgcgggcggtattccggtttagcgggggcgccaacctgagcggccagatcggtggcgccagctggtggcgcaaagctcaaccacacaaacacagagcaaataactatattctgcttagctgctggcgtaaattttcgacagtggcgtaatcgtgttcacaattacgccgctccAAAAAATTTGCAccggtggcgaagcaggatatcgtgagttactgcagttttagctctgcgttcgtctggttgagctctacaacaccaggcggcttcaccgctcacgttgacgcccggaccatccggtaatccgcccaaaccgctcccgtttacccgAATAGCGTACAAGCTCAAAGTCTCGCGGCGCCCGGTGAGGGGCTGGAGGTGGGCCGGGAGGAGGAAGGCAAGGGAAGGCGTCCTCTGTCAGGGGAAGGAGGGGGCCGAGTACACAGCTTGGCCGGCTGTTCCCCGGAGGAGCggggtcctcctctcttgatctcCCGCCCTCCAAGTCGTCGAGGGCCACGCTTGCCTCCGAGGAGGGGGGCAGTGTAGGAGGCGACTGCTCTGGGGAGGAGGGAAGGTAGTCCCGGCTGTCAGGTGAGGATGAGGGAGACGACGAGGAGGAGGGGGACGACGATGACGTCGCCTCGCTTTCTGGCAGGCTTCCTCCGCTGGCCGTGACTTTCTCCGAAACCCCCGGCTGCGCTTGAAGTGGGGAGCAGCGGAGAGGGGTCTTCAGGAGGCCCTGAAGCTTTGTGAGCTCGCCAGTGGGTGACGTGCTTCGGCTGGAATTTGCACGTGGCGGGTCCGCAGGGGGGGATGCCGCTTCAGCTGgaagagccatcttgcggcgcTTCGTTTTGCGACTGGCGGGAGAGGTGGCTGTGCCGGTGCGTGGACGTCGCCCTGCACGGTTTGAGCCACGCTTCTTGGTGGGCGCAGCTCGCTTGCGTTTGATGGTCGCAGGCCGCGTTGACGGACCATCATCCTTGGGATGCCGGGGCTCTGGCACGAGCCGCGGGGTTGCTGTGAAGAGGAATTCCATGTTCCTCGAGCGGCCAGGAGTGCTGCTGGGCGCGAAGAACAAATCCTCTTCCGCTGCAGGGTCACCCATTAAGGGTGCGCTAAAACGGCGCTACATCCCGCGGGAAGTGGATCTCACTACGTAATTAAATAGAATAAAAAACTTCTAAAAGAAATAACTAAGTATCGAAAATATACTGAAACGCGGACGGAGCTCCAAACGTGACCTTCTCGGTCGGCTGTCCGAGGCGaactgacctcctatgaacgaggcgagcatttgattggtttgttcacaAAACCCTgctggtgaccgcccgatgcttacgtcggcggttacgcaaacttgacgtcaggagaatggaataaaaatatattggaatagctttacgttatacggccccgcTGTGCTGTAAAACAGCATCACAATCTGAAGGCTGTCAATGTAAAGGCAACCTTTGGTTGATCGTGGTCACGGAGCCTATGCATCGTACAGCGAGGTTGGGCCACTTCCATGTAGCTTTGGAATATCAAAGCGCGTTCTTGAAGGTCATTTTCCAAGCAATATTTCTTTATAAACCGTTAAGGTATTGTCAGCTGTTCATTCACGTCACTAAAAAAGTCACTGATTGCTAAATAGCTAACTTTGCTATAAACAGACAAAGAAGTCACAAAATCTAGAGTGAAAATCGGTAAAATCCAACACTGATAAAATACCGGTAAATGATACAACCaaattttattttctgttttcaaaTACGGTTATGTTCGACGGCCCCAACAAACACGGCACAATGCAAGTGATGGTAGAATAAACTTGTTTTGGACAGCCTAGCGATAGCTTTCTCAGCAACACAGGTTTGTAAGGCACGGCCTGCAGGCGTCTCGCACCGCAAAGTACGAAGTAGCGTGTCATCTGCTACAGCGCTTCGAGGCGAGGCCCGAAAGCAGGGGATACGTAATAAATAAATCGTACAAATGTGAGCCCAATTCTGAGAGAAAGCTTGGCCTCAGCAGTTGTTTTGTTGTATTTGGGCAGTGTGAAGCCGACAGTGCCCACTTTCACAAGTGTGTGTGCGTAGTAGGATGGGGGGCGGATAATGGCCTACTATTCCTTTTCAATTAGCATTGGGGGAAGGGGCACACCTCCGCCAGAACCGGTAGATGCACCTATGACAAGCTTGGTGTCACGCACGTACAGGCAAATGAAAggacatctcactcgatgaccacgagcactcgctgtcacaacgctgatGTGATGAAGACCATCGGCAGTGGGAAACGAACACTTCGTGCTGCCTCAGTTTCACCGCGAGAACATCTTTCACGATCAAATAAGTAAAATCACTCTTGAAAGTTTTGGTAACCTCAATTGAACTAGTGAGGTTAAATTGCAATATTGACAGACCAAGTAGCCCTAATCTATGTCTAGATCAAGACTTGAGGTGGGGAAACTTACGAACTTTTACCGAGTAGACTCTGCGTGATATATAAATGCCAGTGGTGAGTGCACTGAAGAACCGATGTGGCCGAGACTCCACGTGCAGCTGATGGAGCGGCCAGACCTCCATTATCAGTGCTGCAAACCGCTTTCTGTAGACCCGAGTGATCTTAATTGGTTGGAACTCTCGGCGCTTATATTCTCCGGTTTCAAAAGTGAGGGGCAAATgacctactcccccccccccctcgcaggTTCTGAGAGTAGCGGGGAAGGCGGGTCAACTGCCCCTTTGCTTCCCCCTCCCCGGTATATACGCCTACGACTTGGGGAATCATCTAGAATTCCCGAATTTGTTCCGCGCAAAATCCAATGAGTAAACGAACTTTTTGAGCAGCATCATGTGCACATTTGAAGCCAATTTTTGCACAAACGGCGA
Protein-coding regions in this window:
- the LOC139053404 gene encoding uncharacterized protein: MGDPAAEEDLFFAPSSTPGRSRNMEFLFTATPRLVPEPRHPKDDGPSTRPATIKRKRAAPTKKRGSNRAGRRPRTGTATSPASRKTKRRKMALPAEAASPPADPPRANSSRSTSPTGELTKLQGLLKTPLRCSPLQAQPGVSEKVTASGGSLPESEATSSSSPSSSSSPSSSPDSRDYLPSSPEQSPPTLPPSSEASVALDDLEGGRSREEDPAPPGNSRPSCVLGPLLPLTEDAFPCLPPPGPPPAPHRAPRDFELVRYSGKRERFGRITGWSGRQRER